A genomic region of Choristoneura fumiferana chromosome 17, NRCan_CFum_1, whole genome shotgun sequence contains the following coding sequences:
- the LOC141437246 gene encoding glucose dehydrogenase [FAD, quinone]-like codes for MTSVFGGRGAAGSAAAARLALAGHRVLLLEAAGTPTCSPRFPERRWPSARADWQYPTIPNNVSCLSSPGRQCRFSRGKCLGGSSSINYMMYVRGNRRDYDDLRVPGWAWTDDLEPYFLRYEGLQSPDRLPRYSAPYHNTSGTMKIDFFGESGNSWHSKIKEGFQFLNIPMNMTSMPSRR; via the exons ATGACATCCGTTTT TGgtgggcgcggcgcggcgggctcggcggcggcggcgcgtctGGCGCTCGCCGGACACCGAGTGCTGCTGCTGGAGGCGGCGGGAACCCCAACCTGCTCACCAAG ATTCCCGGAGCGGCGATGGCCCTCTGCTCGCGCTGACTGGCAGTACCCGACTATCCCCAACAACGTGTCGTGCCTGTCGTCGCCGGGCCGCCAGTGCCGCTTCAGCCGCGGGAAGTGTCTCGGCGGCTCCTCCAGCATCAACTACATGATGTACGTGCGCGGGAACCGCCGCGACTACGACGACCTGCGCGTCCCCGGCTGGGCCTGGACCGACGACCTCGAACCCTACTTCCTCCGCTACGAGGGCCTCCAGAGCCCGGACCGGCTCCCGCGCTACTCCGCTCCCTACCACAATACCAGCGGGACAATGAAAATAGATTTTTTCGGTGAATCCGGAAACTCTTGGCATTCGAAAATCAAGGAAGGTTTCCAATTCCTAAACATACCGATGAATATGACATCAATGCCGAGTCGCAGATAG